Proteins encoded in a region of the Panicum hallii strain FIL2 chromosome 3, PHallii_v3.1, whole genome shotgun sequence genome:
- the LOC112885482 gene encoding protein HEAT INTOLERANT 4-like — translation MICRFVQEDLWLSAFPIGTEWENIDKIKEFNWNFENLEKTLEEGGELYGKTVYLFGSTEPQLLDVNGESKIVLIPIVVAETGNLAGVLP, via the exons ATGATTTGTCGCTTTGTTCAGGAGGATCTATGGTTATCCGCTTTTCCTATCGGGACTGAG TGGGAAAACATTGATAAGATAAAGGAGTTCAACTGGAACTTCGAAAATTTAGAG AAAACACTAGAAGAAGGGGGAGAACTATATGGGAAGACAGTTTACTTATTTGGAAGCACTGAGC CACAACTACTGGATGTTAATGGTGAATCAAAGATAGTACTTATTCCTATTGTAGTTGCTGAAA CTGGAAATCTTGCTGGTGTTCTCCCGTGA